The following is a genomic window from Flavobacterium crassostreae.
TGAATAATAATAAAATCAAAGGTAAGCCCCCAACCGCTGCCGCTCAAATCCCGACCGAGATAGCCGTTCTTGTAGCCATTTCCATAAGTTACAGCGCTTTGGTGTTCCATGCCTAGATAGGGCGCCTCTACCAATTTATAACTATCTTCGTAAAAAGGATACGGCCCAAACCAATATTCAAAGGCTTTTAGCATTCTAGAGACATCTTTGAATTGTTTTATGGCTTTGGTCAAATTATCTCTCAAAACATAGTAGTTGCAATCCAAAATCCCTTTTTCGCCTTGGTATTTTTCTGAAAACAAAACATAATCCCCTATGTTTATAGCAACGCCATAATTATTAATCGGATTGGTTACAACCCAAGTATAGGTCTTGGTTGCGTCTTTTAGTTTTTGAACGCTTTGCAAGCGACCGTTAGAAACATTCATTACATCCTCAGGAACATTTACACGTATAGTCATGTTTTCAACTTCATCATACATATGGTCTTTGTTAGGCCACCAAACACTAGCCCCCAGACCTTGACAAGAAGACGCAATAAACGGCTTTCCGTTGGCATCTTTTTTCCAAGTAATTCCGCCATCCCAAGGTGGGTTTACGGCTACTTTTGGTTTTCCGGTATAAAAAACAACTAATTCTCTAATGCTACCAACTTGCTGTAGCGAAGCTAGGTTTACCCAAAAAACATTTCCTTCTCTGGTATACTCCAAAGACACACCATCTTGCGTGATTTTGGTAATTTCCATTGGATACTGCAAATCTATTTGCATTTTGTGGTGTGCCGTTAGTACTTGGTACACTATCGTATTGGAACCAGTGATGGTACTATCTGCAGGATGTACTTTTATATCTAGATGGTACTTTTTTACATCCCACCAAGCACGTTCTTTGGTAATGCTCCCTCTAAGGGTATCTTGCCTGGTAAATGCTACTTGGGATGTTTTTAGTAACCCCTGTGCCAATACAACATTAGCAGTCAAAAAGGCAATCAAAAAGAAGTATCGGTTGTTTTTCATGGATTACAATCTTAAACTATTTTGTTTTTAATGGGTTTGACGCTTTAAAAACACTATAGATTTTCTGCAAATTTAGTCAGCAAATGGACTCCATATGCCGTGGCGTGCTTGCTTTTGGCAAATTCATCATTTCCGTATGCAACTCCTGCAATATCCAAATGAGCCCAAGCAGGGTGTTTTTGAGTAAAATATTCTAAAAACTTTGCTGCTGTAATAGCTCCTGCCATTGGTTTGCCACTATAGTTGCGTACATCTGCAATTTCGCTGGTTATATCTGTATCATAGGCCTCCCACAATGGCAACGGCCACATGCGCTCCCCAATGCTGTCTCCTGCTTGTTGCAGGCTTGCCGAAACTAAAGAATTGTTTGTAAACAAGGCGGCACATTCGTGCCCAAATGTACCTATGCTGCTTCCGGTTAGTGTGGCAATGTCTACCACATAATCCGGATGGAAGTTTTTAATCAAATACGATAATCCATCAGCCAACAGCAATCGGCCTTCAGCATCTGTATCTATAATTTCGATAGAATTACCGCTGTAGCTCTTGATAACATCACTAGGCAAAAAAGACGTGCTACTCACTGCGTTTTCTGCACAAGGCACAACAGCTGTAACGCGTATTGGTACTTGCAAATCTGCAATTAGTTGCATGGCACCAAAAACAGCAGCAGCACCAGCCATATCACTCTTCATGTCTAGCATTCCAGCAGTTTTAATATTCAAGCCACCAGTGTCAAAGGTTACCCCTTTGCCTACAAGTCCTAGGTGTTGGAGGTTTGGAGCTGCTGTTTTGGGAGCATAGGTCATAATGACAAACTGAGGTTCATTTTGACTGCCTTTGCCTACCGCCAGAAAAGCTCCCAATTGTTCTATTTCACAGGCTTCTTTGCCCAAAACTGTAGTACTAAAACCATATTTATTGCCAGTTGCTGTTGCCCATTCTGCTAAATATTTTGGAGTAATCTTATTAGGTGGCAAGTCTACTAGTCGTAGCGTTTCTAATTGTGCACGAGCAATTTTTAGGGCTTTCTCTATACTTGCAGTATATTGGTTTGAAGAGACTATTTCTAATACAAAATCCGATTTCAAAAAAGGATGTGTTTTTTCCTTTTTATAATGACCCAAGCTATAGGTTGCCAAAAACAAACCTAAAATTAGTGCTTCTACTTGGTGATCTACCAATTCTTTAGGCAAAACTAAGGCAATTGTTTTTGCAAAAAAATCTTTCTCTTTGGAGGCAATTCTACGAAAACTATTTTTTAGTGATTTGTATTCCGTTTCTTTACCTAATCCTATAAAAACATACGTGGTACCGTTTTTCTCGGCAAGATAATAGGTGTCTTTTTTACCAAAAAACACTTTAGAAGAGATCTCTAGTCCCTCAAATTGAATCGGAATTAAATTCTGGGCAGTGGTTTCAAATACCGGAACCAAAACGGTTCCTGAAAAATCTTTTAAACTAGCGGTGTGTTTTGTTTTCATGTTTAGTATGTTAAGATATGGGTATATTCCGTTTTTTGTAGGTGTATACCAAAGGTAGACCTAGTGTAATCAAGATAGTAAATATAGCTTATTGCTATTAAACCCAAAACAAAAACCCTGTAATAAATCCAGTAGAACCAAAAACGCCCCAAAAAGCAGCTAACTCTTTGGGGCATCTGGTGTGTGACTGGCATTTAAAAACCAAATAACAGCTTTTTATTTCTGACGGCTTTTTAAAACCGTAACAACATCTTCCAATGTAAATCCTTTGGCTTGAAGCAAAATCAAATAATGAAATAACAAATCTGCACTCTCACTCAAGAACAAATCATCGTTATCATCTTTGGCCTCAATAACTACCTCTACGGCTTCTTCGCCTACTTTTTGAGCAATTTTATTTATTCCTAATTGGAACAAAGAAGCTACATAACTCTTCTCAGAATCTGCATTTTCTCTTCTGGTTTGGATGGTTTGTTCCAAATCAGAGATAAAGCCATAATCCGCTTTGTTTTGGGTTTGCCAGCAGGTGTCCGCACCAGTATGGCATGTTGGTCCAACTGGTTGGGCTTGGATCAATAAGGTATCGCCATCACAATCGTTTTTTATATCCACCAAGTTCAAAAAATTACCACTCTCCTCGCCTTTGGTCCAAAGTCGTTGTTTGGAACGGCTAAAAAAGGTTACTTTTTGTGTGTCTATTGTCTTTTGATACGCCTCTGCATTCATGTACCCTAACATTAAAACTGCTTTTGTTTGGCTGTCTTGTATTATCGCCGGAAGTAATCCGTGTGCACTTTTTGAAAAATCGATATTCATTTTCTGTTTTTTTTTAAGGATTAAAAGATTTCAATAGGGAAAGATTTTCCAATCTAACCTCTTGGCTCTTTTTTTGGGTGTTTTATAATCGCACTGCGATAGTATGGTTTCTTAATTCTTGTTTCAAGGTCTTGATTTCAATTTCTTTAAAATGAAATACACTTGCTGCCAATGCCGCGTCTGCCTTTCCTTCTATAAAAGTATCTACAAAATGCTGCATATTGCCTGCTCCACCCGAAGCGATTATCGGAATATTAATTAAAGTTGCTAATTTGGCCAAAGCGGCATTAGCAAAACCGTTTTTGGTGCCGTCATTGTCCATAGAGGTAAACAAGATTTCTCCTGCTCCTCTTTTGGCTACTTCTACAGCCCAATCAAATAAATTTCGTTCGGTAGGTACTTTTCCGCCAACTAAATGCACCATCCACTGCCCGTCTATTTGTTTGGCATCAATGGCTACTACCACACATTGGCTTCCAAATTTATTGGCCAAATCCGTAATTAACTGTGGGTTTTTGACGGCAGAAGAGTTAATAGAAACTTTATCCGCTCCATTTTGCAATAAGATCTCCACATCTTCTACCGAAGAGATACCACCCCCAACTGTAAACGGAATATTGATCGTAGCGGCTACTTTACGCACCAAATCCACTAAGGTTTTGCGGCGTTCTTCGGTGGCAGATATATCCAAAAAAACCAACTCGTCGGCTCCTTCCTCCGAATATTTTTTGGCTAATTCTACCGGATCACCCGCATCTCGCAAATCTACAAAATTTACGCCTTTTACGGTACGCCCATTTTTTATATCCAAACAGGGGATTATTCTTTTTGTTAACATGTATAGTAAATATTAATTAATACGATCGTTATATAAGCCTTCTGATTTTTTTTAGCAAATAGATTTTGTTGCTTGTAAAAGTTCTGATCAGTTACTACTTAAAATATAACGCTCCAATTGTTTCATCGAAATCCTTGCTTCATAAATCGCTTTTCCAATAATGGTTCCCTCACAACCTAACTCGGCCAATTTAGGCAATTCATCAAAGGTCGAAATACCACCAGAGGCAATTAATTTAATACCTGGAGCTTCTGCCAAAATTTTTGCATACAGATCAAAACTGGGGCCTTCTAGCATACCGTCTTTTGCAATATCGGTACAAATCACGTACTGAATTCCATTGGCTTGATAATCCTGAATAAATGGAACCAAATCTTCCTTAGATTCTTCTAACCATCCTGAAACGGCAACTTTTTCGTTGTTTGCATCCGCACCCAAAATAATTTTATCTGCACCATACTGCGCAATCCATTTTTCAAAAATAGCTCTGTTTTTTACGGCAATACTCCCACCAGTAATTTGGTTGGCACCACTTTCAAAAGCAATTTTTAGATCCGCATCCGATTTTAAGCCGCCACCAAAATCTATTTTCAAGCTGGTTTGAGAAGCAAGTTGTTCTAGTATTTTATAATTAACAATTTTACTTGATTTGGCACCATCTAAGTCCACTAAATGCAAGTATTCCATTCCGTGTGCTTCAAATTCTTTGGCAACTTCAAGCGGGTTTTCGTTGTATATAATTTTGGTGTTGTAATCTCCTTTGGATAAGCGCACACACTTTCCGTCAATGATGTCTATAGCTGGTATTATTCTCATGGTAAACCCCTTACCCCCGAGGGGAAAATTCCTATTAGGGGCAATAGGCTTTTTTAGTTATTTTTAAATTTTCGACTCCTGTGAGTCCTTACTTTGGTGGTTAGAGAGCTAAAAAATTGCTCAGAATTTTTTCTCCCACATCACCACTCTTTTCGGGATGAAATTGAGTTCCGTAAAAATTGTTTTTTTGTAATGCCGAAGCATATTCAACATCATAATTTGTTGTTGCAATAGCTGCAGCACAAGCAGGCGCATAAAAACTATGTACCAAATACATGTACTCCTGCTCTGCAATGCCCTTAAATAAATCCGATTGCAAATTATAAATCGTATTCCAACCCATTTGAGGCACTTTTACTTTATCCGAAAATTTAAGCACATCCACCTCAAATATTCCCAATCCTTTTGTATTTCCCTCTTCGGTTTTAGTACACATCAATTGCATCCCCAAACAAATCCCCAATACAGGCTGGGTCAAGGTAGGGATCAACGTATCCAAACCACTAGCCAAAAGCATTTTCATGGCAGAACTCGCCTCACCCACACCCGGAAAAATCACTTTATCTGCCGCTTTTATCTCGGCTGGATCCTTACTCAAAACCGCCTTATATCCCAATCTTTCCAAAGCAAACATAATACTCTGAATATTTCCTGCTCCGTAGTCTATTATTACTAGTTTCATTGTTTTAGTCTTAATGTTGTAAAGTCAAAAGTCATAAAGCAGGCCATCAATAGCCTCTTTGAGGATATTGGACTTTATAACTCTCGTCTTTATAACTTATTACAGCATTCCTTTAGTTGAAGGCAAAATCATCTTTTCGGTATCGCGTTTTACAGCCACCTTTATCGCTTTGGCAAAAGCCTTAAAAATAGCCTCAATCTTATGGTGTTCATTATCCCCTTCGGCTTTGATGTTGATGTTTGCTTTAGCACCATCCGAAAACGATTTAAAAAAATGCAAAAACATCTCCGTAGGCATTTTTCCTACCATTTCGCGTTTAAATTCGGTTTCCCAAACCAACCAATTTCTACCCCCAAAATCAATAGCCACCTGCGCCAAACAATCGTCCATTGGCAGGCAAAACCCATATCTTTCAATCCCAAGTTTGTTTCCTAACGCTTTTGCAAAAACTTCTCCAAGGGCAATGGCAGTATCTTCAATGGTGTGGTGTTCATCCACTTCTAAATCTCCTCTAACCAAAATCTCCAAATCCATTTGCCCATGACGCGCAATTTGATCTAACATATGATCAAAAAATGCAATCCCGGTTTCAATTTTACTTTTTCCGGTTCCATCCAAGTTCAAGTTAATATAAATATCGGTTTCGTTCGTTTTTCGAGCAATTGTAGCCGATCTAGCCTCGAGTTTCAAAAACTCATAAATAACTTTCCAATCGGTAGATTGCAATGCAATAACCGCATCCAACTCCTCTCTTTTGGAGGCTATTTCAGTACTTCCAGCACCTTCAGACGCATTCATAAACACCGCTTTGGCTCCCAAATTTTTGGCCAACTCTACATCCGTCAAACGGTCACCTAAAACCAAAGAGTTTGCCAAATCATACGCCGGATTGTCTATATATTGAGTCAACATACCTGTTCTAGGCTTGCGAGTAGGCGCATTATCTTCCGGAAAAGAACGGTCCACAAAAACCGCATCAAACAACACCCCTTCGTTTTCAAACGCTTTTAGAATAAAATTTTGCGTCGGCCAGAACGTATCCTCCGGAAAACTAGCCGTACCCAACCCATCCTGATTAGTTACCATCACCAATTCGTAGTCTAATTCTGAGGCAATTTTAGCCAAATACTGAAACGCCTTAGGATAAAATTCTAATTTTTCAAGACTATCCAACTGATAACCATCTGGTTCCAAAACAATCGTTCCATCCCGATCTATAAAAAGTACTTTTTTCATTTATATACATGCTTTTAGCGGCTAGCTTTTGGCCATCAGCTCGTTGTTTTTATTATTTTTAATTACTTATTGCCCATTTAAATAGCATTATTAGGGCGTGTCCCTGCGGGTCGGGCTATACGTTCCCGCTTTTTTTATCTAGACCAAAAAGTCCAGATAAAAAAGAGCTCCACTACTATCCCTCACGCAACAATTGTATAATTTTGAACTGTAAATATATCAATACATTTTATTTATTAACTCAATCAACTTTGTTTCAATTTCAGGTTCTGAATCGGAGTGTCCTCCTTCGACAACATACAACTCACAATTTTTTAATCTTGACTTTAACTCAATTGCAACACTCACAGGGCAAATAGTATCGTCTTTTCCATGAACAATTTTCATTGGAATTGCATCAATCACGTGCAGATTATCCAAAATGTAATTGTCCTTTATAAAACAACCTTTAGATAAATAGTGTGTTTCCATAATTGATAGCGACTCGTAGGGAAATTGATTTAAAATCAAATCAACTTCCTCACTTGTAATTCCCTTTTTAAAAATGGATATTTCATAAAAAGCCCATTCATAAGCAAAATGTTTTTTTTCTTCAGTATTACCATTTTGCATTTTATCTAAATAGTAATCTATAATTGACGAGTTACTTTCTTTAGGTACGTTTTGACTAAATCTTTTCCAAACCTCTGGAAATTCTTTAGCTACACCACCTTCAAGAAAATGTTCTGTAGATTCTTTATCCACAATATATACACCTCGCAACAATAACTCTTTAACCTTGTCTGGAAATTGAATTGCATATATGAGTGCTAATGCGGTACCCCATGATCCTCCAAACATTGTTACTTTGTCAAGATTTAAAAAGTCAAGCAATTTGTTTATGTCTTCAACTAAATGTTGTGTTGTATTTTCTACAATACTCCCAAAAGGCAAACTTCTTGAAGCTCCTCTTTGATCATAAAACACAACTTGTTGTTTCTCAAAATTAAAAAACCTTTTGTCTCTATCTGCGAAACCGGCACCTGGACCACCATGTAAAAACAAAATAGTCTCTCCATTAGGATTGCCACAAACTTCATAATATAACTTATGAATAGCACTTACTTCTAAAAAACCAGATTTTGTAATTTCTTTGAAATCCATGACTAACTTATGCTTTATATTGATTTCAATACTTCCATCAACAGTTTATTTTCTTCAGTAGTTCCAATAGTCAAACGTAAGGTGTTCTCGCAAAGCGGTTGGGTGGTTCTGTTTCTAATAACAATTCCTTTGGCAATTAATTGATTGTATCTTTTTGTGGCATCATCAACTTTTATTAATACAAAATTAGCTTCAGTAGGGTAAATTTTAGAAACAAAAGCTACTTCTTGCACTACCTTAAGCAAATCCTCTCTTTGAATAATAATAGAATCTATCTCAAGTTGTATTTTTTCTGTGTCCGCCAACCGTTCTAATGCCCTTTGTTGGGTCAATTCGTTAACATTGTAGGGTGGTTTTATTTTATTTAAAACCGCAATAATAGCCCCAGAAGCATACCCTATTCCCAAACGAATTCCTGCTAAACCATACGCTTTTGAAAGTGTTTGTGTGATAATCAAATTAGGATATTCGTCTAATTCATTGAGCCAACTTGGTTTATTCGAAAAATCGATATACGCCTCATCAACAACCACTAAACCCTTAAAATTTTGCAATAGCGTAACCACACTTTGGTCTGTAAAAGAGTTTCCGGTTGGATTGTTTGGCGAACACAAAAAAATTATTTTAGTATGCGCATCTACCGCTGCAAGTATGGCATCTACCTCTGGCTGAAAATCTGCAGAAAGTAGTATTTCTCTATTCTCAACAGCGTTAATATTTGCCAAAACCCCATACATACCATAAGTAGGCGGCAAGGTGATTACGTTATCTACTTTGGGCTCACAAAAAGCCCGAAACAATAAATCCAACACCTCATCGCTACCATTACCAAGCAAAACCTGATCTGTTTTTAGGTTTCTTTGTTGGGCCAAAACGGCCTTTACACTATTTTGTTGAGGATCTGGATACCGGTTTACCCCGTTGGGATACGGATTTTCGTTGGCATCCAAAAAAATCATTTGAGCCACATCAAAATCTTTAAACTCATCCCGAGCCGAAGAATACGGCTTCATGGTTTGGACATTCGCCCGAACTAAATTATTTAAATCAAAATTTTTCATTTTCTTATGTTTTTAGAGAAAAAAATTAGAATCCAGAACCAAGAGAAAAAACTTTTATACCACATCTCTTGCTTCTTGCTTCTTGCCTCTTGCTTCTTGCCTCTTGCTTCTTGCTTCTTGCCTCTTTCTTCTTGCTTCTTGCCTCTTGCTTCTTGCCTCTTGCTTCTTGCTTCTTGCTTCTTGCTTCTTGCTTCTTGCCTCTTGCTTCTTGCTTCTTGCTTCTTGCTTCTTGCCTCTTATTCTAAACTCTTCAATCTCAAAGTTACTGCATTTTTGTGCGCTTGCAATCCTTCAGCTTCAGCCATGATTTCGATAGCATTTCCAATGTTCTGAATTCCTTTTTCAGAAATCTTTTGGAAAGTCATGGATTTCATAAAACTATCTAAGTTAACCCCGCTATAATTCTTAGCGTAACCGTTTGTTGGCAAAGTATGATTGGTTCCAGAAGCATAGTCTCCAGCACTCTCTGGGGTATAATTCCCTATAAAAACGGAGCCTGCATTTTCGATTCCGTTGGTATAAAAAGCCTCGTTGGCAGCACATACAATAAAATGCTCTGGGCCATATTCGTTGATTAAATCCAAGGCAATGGTATCGTTTTCGACAAAGATTAATTTGGAGTTGGCTATGGCTTTTTCGGCTATGGCTTTGCGGGGCAATAATTCTAATTGCATTTGAATTTCTTCTTCGACGGCATCCATCATTTTTTTTGAGGTCGAAACCAAGATTACTTGGCTATCCATGCCGTGTTCTGCCTGAGATAATAAATCCGAAGCTACAAAAGCCGGAACCGCAGTAGCATCTGCCATCACTAACAATTCTGAAGGTCCAGCTGGCATATCAATGGCAACTCCAAATTGCGTTGCCAATTGTTTTGCAACGGTAACATATTGGTTTCCTGGTCCAAATATTTTGTATACTTTGGGTATGGTTTGGGTTCCAAAGGTCATCCCTGCAATGGCTTGAATTCCGCCAACTTTTAGTATTTTAGTAACGCCACAGAGTTGTGCCGCATACAAAATTGCCGAGTTAATGGATCCATTTTTGTCCGGAGGAGAGCACAAAACAATCTCTTTGCAACCCGCAATAGTTGCTGGTACTGCTAGCATCAAAACTGTAGAGAACAAGGGTGCGGTACCACCCGGAATGTACAGACCAATTTTTTGGATGGGTCTTTTTTCTTGCCAACATTGCACGCCTGCAACTGTTTCTACTTCTATTTTGGCTGTTTTTTGGGCAACATGAAATTTCTCGATATTGCTTTTTGCCAACTGTATCGCCTCTTTTAATTGGGTTGGGACAGCAGCAACGGCACTTTTAATTTCTTGTTCTGAAACCTCTAAATTTTCAACAAGCACTCCGTCAAAAACCGATGTATATTTTGCTACAGCTTCGTCCCCTTTTTTTTGAACTTCCTTAAAGATTTCTTTTACGGTAAGTTCGATATCGTCAACTGTTTTAGTAGGTCGCTCTAAAATAGCTGCCCATGTATTGGGTTTTGGTTCGTATATTTTGTTCATTTAAATTTGATTTAAAGTTTAGCAGGTCAAAGTTGGTCAAAGCACCATAAATATCCAAATGCTCATTACGGACAACTAACTAGCTAAAACGTAATTACAGTACCATTTTTTCAATTGGACAAATTAAAATCCCTTCGGCTCCAGCCTCTTTTAATTGGTCAATTACTTCCCAAAAAGTATCTTTATCAATTACAGAGTGTACACTACTCCATCCTTCTTGGGCTAACGGCAATACGGTTAGACTACGCAATACTGGCAAAATTTTACCTACTTCTTCAATTTTATCATTGGGTACATTCATCAAGATGTACTTGGATTTTCTGGCTCTTAGTACGGATTCTATCCGGAATTTTAAAGTATCAATTAATTTTTGCACCTCTGGAGTTACCTTTGGTGAAACTGCCAAAACGGCTTCGCTTTTTAATATAATTTCTACTTCTTTCAAATTGTTCTTGAATAGGGTGCTTCCGCTAGAAACAATATCTACAATAGCATCTGCAAGACCAATATTAGGTGCAATTTCTACAGAACCAGATATTTGGTGAATATCTACCGTAACACCAAAAGAGTTAAAATATTCTATAACGGTATTAGGATAAGACGTCGCAATGCGCAATCCGTTTAAATCTTGGATAGAATTGTACTGAAATGTTTTGGGTACTGCTACCGAGACTTTACATTTTGAAAAACCCAGTTTTTGAACCACCTGAATTCCTTTTCCTTTTTCTACCAATAAATTATCGCCTACAATAGCAATATCTACTACGCCATCAATTAAATATTGTGGGATATCTGAGTTTCGCAAATACAAAACCTCTAACGGAAAGTTGGATGCTTCGGCTTTTAATTGGTCTATACCGTTGTTGATAGAAATACCACAGTCTTTTAGAATTTGGATACTGTCTTCGTTTAAACGTCCGGATTTTTGGATGGCAATTTTTAATGTACTCATTTTTCTTGTTGTTTTAGTTTAGATTGCTAAAGTGTCCGAGTACAAAAGTTAGGCAATAAAAAACCCGTTTGATGTACTCAAACGGGTTTTTAAATATGATGACTTACATACATATCATTAACACATCGCTTGAGAGCAATAATGAAAATGATGGTGATGCATTGGTGTTGTAAACATGACTTGTTGTTGTTATTTGATATTGCAAATATAAAAGCTTTTTTGCTTATACACCAACTTTAACTTTAACTTAATGTTGCTATTTTGTTAAAAAAACAAATTGCCATCTGTTTTGTATGCAAAAGCCTCTCTGAAATTCTAAGAGGCTTTTGGATGTTCTTAAAATTACGTTATTGTATTAGTACTTTTAAAACCGATTCTTTTTGGTTGGATTGTACGGTAACCAAATAAAGTCCTTTGGGTTGAGCTTGTAGGTTTATCTTGTGTTCAGAAACCGAAATTTCTGTAAAGCTAGTTGCAAAGATTTGTTGTCCGGCTAAGTTGTATATTTTAACTTGGTAGTCTTTTCCTAATTCCGGGAAGTTTAGATTAAATATTCCTGTTGAAGGACTAGGATATAAAGACACCTCAGAACTATAATTTAAAGAATGGGTCCCCAATATAGAGCCATTTTCTATCAATAAATTGTCTATCCAAATACGGGTACCATAGCCCGAAGTATTTAAAAAACG
Proteins encoded in this region:
- the hisD gene encoding histidinol dehydrogenase encodes the protein MNKIYEPKPNTWAAILERPTKTVDDIELTVKEIFKEVQKKGDEAVAKYTSVFDGVLVENLEVSEQEIKSAVAAVPTQLKEAIQLAKSNIEKFHVAQKTAKIEVETVAGVQCWQEKRPIQKIGLYIPGGTAPLFSTVLMLAVPATIAGCKEIVLCSPPDKNGSINSAILYAAQLCGVTKILKVGGIQAIAGMTFGTQTIPKVYKIFGPGNQYVTVAKQLATQFGVAIDMPAGPSELLVMADATAVPAFVASDLLSQAEHGMDSQVILVSTSKKMMDAVEEEIQMQLELLPRKAIAEKAIANSKLIFVENDTIALDLINEYGPEHFIVCAANEAFYTNGIENAGSVFIGNYTPESAGDYASGTNHTLPTNGYAKNYSGVNLDSFMKSMTFQKISEKGIQNIGNAIEIMAEAEGLQAHKNAVTLRLKSLE
- the hisG gene encoding ATP phosphoribosyltransferase encodes the protein MSTLKIAIQKSGRLNEDSIQILKDCGISINNGIDQLKAEASNFPLEVLYLRNSDIPQYLIDGVVDIAIVGDNLLVEKGKGIQVVQKLGFSKCKVSVAVPKTFQYNSIQDLNGLRIATSYPNTVIEYFNSFGVTVDIHQISGSVEIAPNIGLADAIVDIVSSGSTLFKNNLKEVEIILKSEAVLAVSPKVTPEVQKLIDTLKFRIESVLRARKSKYILMNVPNDKIEEVGKILPVLRSLTVLPLAQEGWSSVHSVIDKDTFWEVIDQLKEAGAEGILICPIEKMVL